Proteins encoded within one genomic window of Epinephelus lanceolatus isolate andai-2023 chromosome 9, ASM4190304v1, whole genome shotgun sequence:
- the LOC117252258 gene encoding uncharacterized protein LOC117252258 isoform X1 encodes MSLPTVFIMLSVCFNMFSSSLSSHPNSAKKSGCFKVNSCKCIMKDGSGVINLKAMGDAKGFLGQLTPVSAESMAVSAEILLSFSPCQPFSQQEDLTGADCTYVAACLIFRYHRLNQYISRYISYGRHEGNEFNYNDTLKMLSVSYFVHDQQPLTVVHYHCNPNLSTSFIRDQSLSTEGPLQIWVESPCACPNACTMGDLGLGTIFLIILSLSAAAYFILGSCALRPFRSSSGIQISPEHSVWCMICYLCTESRPARGHYTDMTH; translated from the exons ATGAGCCTtccaactgtcttcatcatgCTCTCAGtttgtttcaacatgttttcctcatctctgtcctctcatcccaactcagcTAAGAAGTCAGGCTGCTTCAAAGTCAACAGCTGCAAATGCATCATGAAGGATGGCAGTGGGGTGATAAACCTGAAAGCCATGGGAGATGCAAAGGGTTTCCTGGGGCAGTTGACGCCTGTGTCAGCAGAGAGCATGGCAGTCAGTGCAGAGATTCTCCTGTCCTTCAGCCCCTGCCAGCCcttctcacagcaagaggatctGACAGGAGCTGACTGTACCTATGTCGCTGCATGCCTCATTTTCAG GTATCACAGGCTCAACCAATACATTAGCCGTTATATCAGCTATGGAAGACATGAAGGGAATGAATTCAACTACAATGACACCCTGAAGATGCTGTCTGTCTCATACTTTG TTCATGACCAGCAGCCGCTAACAGTGGTGCATTACCACTGTAATCCAAATCTGTCCACTTCTTTCATCCGTGACCAGAGCCTGAGCACTGAGGGGCCCCTGCAGATCTGGGTGGAGAGCCCCTGTGCTTGTCCAAATGCCTGTACCATGGGAGATCTGGGTCTAGGCACCATCTTCCTCATCATCCTCTCCCTCAGTGCTGCTGCATACTTCATCCTTG GTTCCTGTGCTCTGAGGCCTTTCCGGAGCAGCAGTGGAATCCAGATCTCTCCAGAGCACAGTGTGTGGTGTATGATCTGCTACCTCTGTACTGAGAGCCGGCCAGCAAGAGGACACTatacagacatgacacactaa
- the LOC117252258 gene encoding uncharacterized protein LOC117252258 isoform X2, with protein MKDGSGVINLKAMGDAKGFLGQLTPVSAESMAVSAEILLSFSPCQPFSQQEDLTGADCTYVAACLIFRYHRLNQYISRYISYGRHEGNEFNYNDTLKMLSVSYFVHDQQPLTVVHYHCNPNLSTSFIRDQSLSTEGPLQIWVESPCACPNACTMGDLGLGTIFLIILSLSAAAYFILGSCALRPFRSSSGIQISPEHSVWCMICYLCTESRPARGHYTDMTH; from the exons ATGAAGGATGGCAGTGGGGTGATAAACCTGAAAGCCATGGGAGATGCAAAGGGTTTCCTGGGGCAGTTGACGCCTGTGTCAGCAGAGAGCATGGCAGTCAGTGCAGAGATTCTCCTGTCCTTCAGCCCCTGCCAGCCcttctcacagcaagaggatctGACAGGAGCTGACTGTACCTATGTCGCTGCATGCCTCATTTTCAG GTATCACAGGCTCAACCAATACATTAGCCGTTATATCAGCTATGGAAGACATGAAGGGAATGAATTCAACTACAATGACACCCTGAAGATGCTGTCTGTCTCATACTTTG TTCATGACCAGCAGCCGCTAACAGTGGTGCATTACCACTGTAATCCAAATCTGTCCACTTCTTTCATCCGTGACCAGAGCCTGAGCACTGAGGGGCCCCTGCAGATCTGGGTGGAGAGCCCCTGTGCTTGTCCAAATGCCTGTACCATGGGAGATCTGGGTCTAGGCACCATCTTCCTCATCATCCTCTCCCTCAGTGCTGCTGCATACTTCATCCTTG GTTCCTGTGCTCTGAGGCCTTTCCGGAGCAGCAGTGGAATCCAGATCTCTCCAGAGCACAGTGTGTGGTGTATGATCTGCTACCTCTGTACTGAGAGCCGGCCAGCAAGAGGACACTatacagacatgacacactaa